One Novipirellula caenicola genomic window carries:
- a CDS encoding ferrochelatase has protein sequence MSDTMPPYDSFLLVSFGGPEGPDDVIPFLENVLRGKNVPRERMMEVVEHYQHFGGVSPINEQNRQLLAAIKAEFEESGIDLPVYWGNRNWAPYFEHTLRQMRDDGCKRSLAFFTSMFSSYSGCRQYRENIIAAQQAVGEGAPAVEKVRMGFNHPLFIETLAENLRAAAQSIDADLMTTQVLFTAHSIPYSMSDHCDYERQLNEACCLVAEMAGADQWKLVYQSRSGPPQQPWLEPDVCDAITELDDSSPLGSLVVMPIGFVSDHMEVLFDLDEEAAELCKSRGIKMARAATAGVSPKFVSMIRELVQERLSDDPMRRALGDLGPWHDVCPADCCLYTPQRRP, from the coding sequence ATGTCTGACACAATGCCACCGTATGACTCGTTCTTGCTCGTTTCCTTTGGTGGTCCCGAAGGCCCCGACGACGTCATTCCTTTTTTAGAGAATGTCTTGCGTGGTAAGAATGTGCCGCGGGAACGGATGATGGAAGTCGTCGAGCACTATCAACATTTCGGCGGCGTCAGTCCGATCAACGAACAGAACCGTCAGCTGCTTGCGGCAATCAAGGCCGAATTCGAAGAGAGTGGAATTGACTTGCCGGTCTATTGGGGCAATCGCAATTGGGCTCCGTATTTTGAGCACACGCTGCGGCAGATGCGAGACGACGGCTGCAAACGCTCGCTCGCTTTCTTTACTAGCATGTTTAGTTCCTACAGCGGTTGTCGGCAGTATCGTGAAAACATCATCGCGGCACAGCAAGCGGTCGGCGAAGGTGCGCCGGCGGTCGAAAAAGTGCGAATGGGATTCAACCATCCGCTGTTCATCGAAACGTTGGCCGAAAATCTGCGTGCAGCCGCCCAATCGATTGATGCCGACCTCATGACAACTCAAGTGTTGTTTACGGCTCACAGTATCCCGTATTCGATGTCCGATCATTGTGACTATGAACGCCAGTTGAACGAGGCGTGCTGTTTGGTGGCCGAGATGGCTGGTGCCGACCAGTGGAAATTGGTCTACCAAAGCCGCAGTGGTCCACCCCAGCAACCTTGGCTCGAACCCGACGTGTGTGATGCGATCACGGAACTTGACGATTCATCGCCACTGGGTTCGTTGGTCGTGATGCCGATCGGGTTTGTAAGCGATCATATGGAGGTGCTGTTTGATTTGGACGAAGAAGCTGCGGAACTTTGCAAGTCACGTGGGATCAAGATGGCACGCGCGGCCACGGCCGGAGTGTCGCCAAAGTTTGTCAGCATGATTCGCGAGCTCGTTCAGGAAAGGTTGTCCGACGATCCGATGCGACGCGCCCTCGGCGACCTGGGGCCGTGGCACGATGTGTGTCCGGCGGATTGCTGTTTGTACACACCACAGCGCCGCCCTTAA
- a CDS encoding C25 family cysteine peptidase, whose product MFSRKAFFSLSALLLALGSGFAERPVLMAADILAVCPPTYRGQLRDWIDHRQRDGLSVSIVENQPDAKSLQAAIQASADPSTRYVLLVGDAPSIGTTCNPLLEIPTTYCATTVTAKYGSTATLSSDMPFGDFDGDGVPEAVVGRFPVKAESELKSLVQRIIRYEQNSDFGLWRGNLQLVGGIGGFGGMIDTAIESVTRTILTGVLPAETRTTVAYASPDHRFFPKAKSFTEAVIENYNRGARFWVYAGHGQVTHLDRVPSNAEGQPVLDCDSVGQLNCGGAASPIALLLACYTGAIDAPEDCFAERMLLADGGPIAVIAGTRVTMPYGNATAALGLIDGVYHQKEARLGDAWLRTLVQMQRETSNDRSATQMMIDSLAALISPAGTDLVDERREHVRLYNLLGDPTLRLHPPEPVDIKVAPGYNPGETITIESTCSIDGELTMTLDRPLGSASGDDDPNETSIASLTQPVTANQTHQCVFVLPTDVSGPLTVRCLVAGEQTWATASASTIVRQPAKQ is encoded by the coding sequence ATGTTCTCTCGAAAAGCCTTTTTTTCACTTTCCGCCTTGCTGCTGGCCCTCGGAAGTGGATTCGCAGAACGACCGGTGTTGATGGCGGCCGATATTTTGGCGGTCTGTCCCCCCACCTATCGCGGTCAATTGCGTGATTGGATCGATCATCGCCAACGCGACGGATTGAGTGTGTCGATCGTTGAAAATCAACCCGATGCCAAGTCGTTGCAGGCGGCGATACAGGCTTCGGCCGATCCGTCGACTCGGTATGTATTGTTGGTGGGGGATGCCCCGTCAATTGGAACCACTTGCAATCCGCTGCTTGAAATTCCGACCACCTACTGCGCGACCACGGTGACCGCCAAATACGGCTCGACCGCGACGTTATCAAGCGACATGCCATTTGGCGATTTTGATGGCGACGGGGTTCCCGAAGCGGTCGTGGGCCGATTTCCAGTCAAAGCGGAATCGGAATTGAAATCGCTTGTCCAGCGGATCATCCGCTATGAACAGAATTCGGACTTTGGGCTATGGCGAGGCAATCTGCAATTGGTCGGTGGCATCGGCGGCTTTGGTGGGATGATTGACACCGCAATCGAATCGGTCACGCGAACGATCCTGACGGGAGTCCTGCCCGCGGAAACTCGCACCACCGTGGCTTACGCCAGCCCCGATCATCGATTCTTTCCGAAAGCCAAATCGTTTACCGAAGCGGTGATCGAAAACTACAACCGCGGCGCTCGGTTTTGGGTGTACGCAGGTCATGGCCAAGTCACTCATCTCGACCGAGTTCCATCCAACGCGGAAGGGCAACCGGTACTCGATTGCGATAGCGTCGGGCAATTGAACTGTGGTGGTGCGGCTTCACCCATTGCATTGTTGTTGGCATGTTACACCGGAGCGATCGACGCCCCTGAGGATTGTTTTGCCGAACGAATGTTGCTGGCCGACGGAGGTCCGATTGCGGTGATTGCAGGGACTCGCGTGACGATGCCGTACGGCAACGCGACGGCCGCGCTGGGATTGATCGATGGCGTCTATCACCAGAAAGAAGCTCGGCTGGGGGACGCGTGGCTGAGAACCCTGGTGCAAATGCAGCGAGAAACATCCAACGATCGATCGGCGACACAAATGATGATCGATTCGCTTGCGGCATTGATTAGCCCTGCGGGAACCGACTTGGTGGATGAACGTCGCGAGCATGTTCGGTTGTACAATTTGCTCGGCGATCCGACGCTGCGTTTGCATCCGCCGGAACCGGTCGATATCAAAGTCGCTCCGGGCTACAACCCCGGTGAAACGATCACGATCGAGTCGACTTGTTCGATCGATGGGGAATTGACCATGACGCTCGATCGACCGTTGGGATCCGCTTCGGGCGACGACGATCCAAACGAAACCTCGATCGCTTCGCTGACGCAGCCGGTCACCGCCAATCAAACGCATCAGTGCGTGTTTGTGCTGCCGACGGACGTTAGCGGCCCGTTGACGGTGCGTTGTTTGGTTGCAGGTGAGCAGACCTGGGCCACGGCGTCGGCGTCGACCATCGTTCGCCAGCCCGCAAAACAATAA
- a CDS encoding MupA/Atu3671 family FMN-dependent luciferase-like monooxygenase, with amino-acid sequence MTQPHSAFLLGDRFLVVQCAETLLARGFQIAAVASSHPDVLQWARDQRIACVDPRSNSHALADAAVEAAPFDFLLSITYLQMIPRDVIALAKRMAINFHDSYLPSYAGLNSTAWAIAANEPRHGITWHVLTDQPDTGDIVLQVPIEIAKDETSLTLNTKCFEAATNSFDTLIDQILDRSFCPTPQNLQQRSYFSRDQRFPCEGWIDTSASAIACAAVVRALDFGDRFENPLALPKIRYRDQWWITRTAEVLNESSMATPGTIVAVESDAIVVATQTTNLRLGNLSRLDEAGSNDKRVADAFVAGELLDALTESQQNAINGAAASAAKHQSFWIERLANVRPLGMLRDASQTDHESTAETKLPISVPEGWEIDDIIAAFALFLSRVSGNKNFDVAYDDSSPVAAEVFAAHRPLKIEMNPYESFASHRENIRTERGLIQRHGFYAVDLPLRYPAILDTPLDDTASVHVVDSLAQTSRCNSPLSLWVTSDGSSAVLRYRPQQLDDRRGQLLSRLPLFIAGCEPENSQPVRNLSLLSKLETQQILLERNRTTRDYDHRETIDRAIQSQARRTPLAIALVDGTQQWTYQQLAAEVDRLAAIFQSKRIGEGDLVGIATTRSLGMVAAMIAVMKTGAAYVPLDLEFPPRRIALMIEDAGLRCILVDRLSRVRVPQGQTETIDIGDVAASQGEIENPTTPDSASRSSELAYVIYTSGSTGRPKGVMVTHQNVINFFAAMDELIPHDPPGTWLAVTSLSFDISVLELLWTLSRGFKVVLHDTPSRLASTAKLHSNTKPIDFGLFYFSSSANQSESPYQLLLEGARFADEHDFSSVWTPERHFHDFGGLYPNPSVTSAAVAAITNRIQIRSGSVVLPLHHPARVAEEWSVVDQISKGRVGISFASGWQPNDFIFAPENYANAKAVMLENIDVVRRLWRGETVEFDGHDGNKVAIQTYPRPLQNELPVWVTTAGNEATFRMAGSIGANILTHLLGQSTEELASRIDAYRDARAKAGHAGPGEVTVMVHTFVGDSNDEVRELVRKPLIEYLRTSASLLKGFSHTWAAFKKRTDGTTVAELDLDKISDAEMDDLLAFSFERYFQSSGLFGTPEKCLDLVRQLSDAGVTEIACLIDFGVAADVAYDHLKDLDTLRRRAQSEIASPSVATESMLDLVRQHGVTHFQCTPSMAQMLFEDDDSRIAITSIPHLMLGGEALPAQLADQIFTETASARLVNVYGPTETTVWSTSKVIDRDAKFAGSIGKPIANTWIYILDEFLQPLPDGVAGNLWIGGDGVAAGYLRQDELTAERFRPDPFSDVDGGRMYNTGDLARWNAEGEIEFLGRSDFQLKIRGHRIELGEIENAIDSNPLVRQSVVIADPDATPAVELVAYVVLRDSSVNSAVPSEEIKTTLRDSLRKTLPSHMIPSRWVCLDEFPLTPNGKIDRKSLPRSIRDEVPSSARKLTEAVNLDATQQKLETIWCETLQLDSIQLDDNFFDLGGHSLLAVRAHRMVKDQMSASIVITDLFRFPTIRTLSRHIDAMTTRPSDDSPPMSRVSAGQSRASRRKALLSKRRGERST; translated from the coding sequence ATGACCCAACCGCACTCGGCTTTTCTATTGGGAGATCGGTTTCTTGTCGTCCAGTGTGCCGAAACGCTTTTGGCACGTGGATTCCAGATTGCGGCGGTCGCGTCATCCCACCCTGATGTGTTGCAATGGGCTCGCGATCAGCGGATCGCGTGTGTGGATCCTCGATCAAATTCCCACGCCCTGGCCGATGCTGCGGTCGAAGCGGCGCCGTTCGATTTTCTGCTCAGCATCACCTACCTGCAGATGATCCCTCGTGACGTGATTGCTTTGGCCAAACGAATGGCCATTAACTTTCATGATTCCTATCTGCCGAGTTATGCCGGGCTGAATTCCACCGCGTGGGCCATCGCGGCGAACGAACCACGACACGGAATCACTTGGCACGTGTTGACCGATCAACCCGACACCGGCGACATCGTTCTGCAAGTTCCGATCGAGATCGCCAAGGATGAAACGTCGCTTACGCTGAACACGAAATGCTTCGAAGCGGCCACCAATTCGTTTGACACATTGATCGATCAGATATTGGATCGATCGTTCTGTCCCACTCCGCAAAATTTGCAGCAGCGAAGTTATTTTTCACGAGACCAACGATTCCCCTGCGAAGGCTGGATCGACACCTCGGCTTCGGCGATCGCTTGCGCCGCCGTCGTACGCGCCTTGGACTTTGGTGATCGCTTCGAGAACCCGCTCGCGCTACCGAAAATCCGCTATCGCGACCAATGGTGGATAACACGCACAGCCGAGGTGTTGAACGAGTCATCGATGGCCACGCCGGGAACCATCGTCGCGGTGGAATCGGATGCAATCGTCGTGGCAACCCAAACGACGAACCTTCGGCTTGGAAACCTCAGCCGATTGGACGAGGCGGGGTCCAATGACAAGCGTGTGGCGGATGCGTTTGTTGCAGGCGAGTTGCTTGATGCGTTAACCGAGTCTCAGCAAAATGCCATCAACGGTGCCGCTGCGTCCGCCGCCAAGCACCAATCATTTTGGATCGAACGACTGGCCAACGTGCGACCGTTAGGCATGTTGCGAGACGCGAGTCAAACCGATCATGAATCAACCGCGGAAACAAAACTGCCGATTTCGGTCCCTGAGGGGTGGGAGATCGACGACATCATTGCTGCGTTCGCTTTGTTTTTAAGTCGTGTCAGCGGCAACAAAAATTTTGACGTCGCGTATGACGATTCGTCGCCGGTTGCCGCAGAGGTGTTTGCGGCGCATCGACCGCTGAAAATCGAGATGAATCCGTATGAATCGTTTGCAAGTCATCGAGAGAACATCCGAACGGAACGCGGATTGATTCAGCGACACGGTTTTTATGCGGTCGATTTGCCACTGCGATATCCCGCAATCCTCGATACTCCATTAGACGATACGGCCAGCGTGCATGTCGTCGATTCGCTCGCCCAAACTTCACGCTGCAATTCGCCACTCTCGTTGTGGGTGACGTCCGATGGCTCCTCCGCTGTGCTTCGCTATCGCCCACAGCAGCTCGACGATCGAAGGGGACAACTGCTGTCTCGTTTGCCACTTTTTATCGCGGGATGCGAACCCGAGAACTCTCAGCCGGTTCGAAACCTCTCGCTACTGAGCAAGCTCGAAACACAGCAAATTTTGCTCGAGCGGAACCGCACGACGCGTGACTATGATCATCGCGAAACGATCGATCGAGCGATTCAGTCGCAGGCACGCCGAACGCCCCTGGCAATCGCGCTGGTCGATGGAACGCAGCAGTGGACCTATCAGCAGCTTGCCGCGGAAGTCGATCGGCTTGCCGCGATCTTTCAGTCCAAGCGGATTGGTGAGGGGGATCTTGTGGGGATCGCCACCACGCGAAGCCTCGGCATGGTGGCGGCGATGATTGCGGTGATGAAGACCGGTGCCGCCTACGTGCCACTCGACCTCGAATTTCCCCCGCGTCGTATTGCATTGATGATTGAAGATGCGGGGTTACGCTGCATCCTGGTCGATCGTCTCAGCCGTGTCCGTGTTCCCCAAGGTCAAACCGAAACGATTGACATTGGGGACGTCGCCGCGTCGCAAGGAGAAATCGAAAACCCAACAACACCGGACTCCGCAAGCAGGTCTTCGGAGCTCGCGTACGTTATCTACACCTCGGGTTCAACCGGTCGGCCCAAAGGGGTGATGGTCACGCACCAGAACGTGATCAATTTTTTCGCTGCCATGGATGAATTGATTCCGCACGATCCTCCGGGCACTTGGCTTGCCGTCACGAGTTTGTCGTTTGACATCTCGGTGTTGGAATTGTTGTGGACGTTGTCGCGCGGGTTCAAGGTTGTCTTGCATGATACGCCCTCGCGTCTGGCTTCAACGGCCAAGCTGCACAGCAACACAAAACCGATTGACTTTGGTTTGTTTTATTTTTCCAGCAGTGCGAACCAGAGCGAGTCGCCCTATCAACTGTTATTAGAAGGGGCTCGTTTTGCGGACGAGCACGATTTTTCATCGGTTTGGACTCCCGAACGTCATTTTCATGATTTTGGTGGATTGTATCCCAACCCCTCCGTGACCAGCGCGGCGGTCGCCGCCATCACGAACCGCATCCAAATTCGTTCGGGCAGCGTTGTGTTGCCACTGCATCATCCGGCTCGCGTGGCCGAAGAATGGTCGGTCGTGGATCAGATCTCGAAGGGACGCGTTGGTATTTCGTTTGCTTCGGGATGGCAGCCCAACGACTTCATTTTTGCTCCGGAAAACTATGCCAACGCCAAAGCCGTCATGTTGGAAAACATCGACGTGGTGCGTCGGTTGTGGCGTGGCGAGACGGTGGAGTTTGATGGACATGATGGCAACAAAGTCGCGATTCAAACGTACCCGCGGCCGTTGCAGAACGAGTTGCCGGTTTGGGTCACCACCGCCGGTAACGAAGCCACGTTCCGGATGGCAGGTTCAATTGGTGCCAACATTCTGACACATCTGCTGGGGCAATCGACCGAAGAATTGGCCTCGCGAATTGATGCGTATCGTGACGCGCGAGCCAAGGCCGGCCACGCGGGACCCGGCGAAGTCACGGTGATGGTGCATACATTTGTCGGCGATTCGAACGACGAAGTCCGCGAACTCGTTCGAAAACCGTTGATCGAATACCTGCGAACGTCGGCAAGTTTGCTAAAAGGATTCTCGCATACCTGGGCCGCGTTCAAAAAACGAACCGATGGGACGACGGTTGCCGAATTGGATCTCGATAAGATCAGCGATGCGGAGATGGACGACTTATTGGCGTTTTCGTTTGAGCGATATTTTCAGTCCAGTGGTCTGTTTGGAACCCCAGAGAAATGTCTCGACTTGGTCCGGCAGTTAAGCGACGCGGGCGTCACCGAGATTGCTTGCTTGATCGATTTCGGAGTCGCTGCGGATGTGGCTTACGACCATCTAAAGGACCTCGACACGCTGCGGCGACGTGCGCAAAGCGAAATTGCGTCACCCTCGGTCGCAACCGAATCGATGCTCGATTTGGTTCGTCAGCATGGTGTCACGCATTTTCAATGCACTCCGTCGATGGCCCAAATGTTGTTCGAAGACGATGATTCGCGTATTGCAATCACTTCGATTCCCCATTTGATGCTTGGCGGCGAAGCACTGCCCGCTCAGCTTGCCGACCAAATCTTCACAGAAACTGCGTCGGCGCGGTTGGTGAACGTCTATGGACCCACCGAAACCACCGTCTGGTCGACCAGCAAAGTGATTGACCGGGACGCCAAGTTTGCCGGTTCGATCGGCAAGCCGATTGCGAATACCTGGATCTACATTCTGGATGAATTTTTGCAGCCGCTGCCCGATGGCGTTGCCGGGAATCTTTGGATTGGCGGAGACGGTGTTGCGGCGGGGTATTTGCGGCAAGACGAACTGACGGCCGAGCGTTTCCGGCCCGATCCTTTTTCGGACGTCGATGGCGGTCGAATGTACAACACCGGTGACCTCGCCCGCTGGAACGCCGAAGGTGAGATTGAATTCCTCGGTCGATCCGATTTCCAGCTGAAAATCCGCGGCCACCGGATCGAATTGGGCGAAATCGAAAACGCAATCGATTCGAATCCCCTTGTTCGTCAAAGCGTTGTGATTGCGGATCCAGATGCGACGCCGGCCGTCGAATTGGTGGCCTACGTGGTGCTTCGCGATAGCAGCGTCAATTCGGCGGTGCCAAGTGAAGAAATAAAAACGACGCTGCGAGACTCGCTTCGTAAAACGCTGCCGTCCCACATGATCCCATCACGCTGGGTTTGTTTGGACGAGTTTCCGCTCACGCCCAATGGTAAAATCGATCGCAAGTCGCTGCCCCGGTCCATTCGCGACGAAGTGCCTTCGTCAGCACGAAAATTGACCGAGGCAGTGAACCTGGACGCGACACAGCAGAAACTTGAAACGATTTGGTGTGAAACGTTGCAACTTGATTCGATCCAACTGGATGACAATTTCTTTGATCTTGGCGGCCATTCGCTGCTGGCCGTCCGGGCCCACCGGATGGTCAAAGACCAAATGAGTGCGTCGATCGTGATCACCGACCTGTTTCGTTTTCCCACGATCCGCACGTTGTCGCGGCACATTGATGCCATGACCACGCGACCGAGCGACGATTCGCCGCCAATGTCGCGTGTTTCGGCCGGACAATCACGAGCGTCACGTCGCAAAGCACTGCTTAGCAAGCGGCGCGGGGAGCGATCCACATGA
- the pdxA gene encoding 4-hydroxythreonine-4-phosphate dehydrogenase PdxA yields MSDDVTTPRKKIAITVGDVAGIGPEIALKCVSSTEITAICTPILFGPKAVLERAANQFDLPMPSVVDLPLANLDALVPGQFSADTGRASFEAVCAAIDATRDQQTAAIVTGPIQKEAWHDAGIEFPGHTELLAARTGTHDFSMMLTSEAISCVLATIHIPLADVPTSLTSQGILRAIRMGADALQRRLKRPPRIAVCGLNPHAGENGLFSHGEESQIIEPAINQARQEGHEVIGPLPPDTAFTPAMRNKIDVYVCMYHDQGLIPLKALAFDDAVNVTLGLPIVRTSVDHGTAMNLAWKGIANHTSMMSAIRMAADLCSG; encoded by the coding sequence ATGTCCGACGACGTCACGACGCCTCGCAAAAAAATCGCCATTACCGTCGGAGACGTTGCCGGAATTGGCCCCGAAATCGCCTTAAAATGCGTTTCATCAACCGAAATCACTGCTATCTGTACCCCCATCCTGTTTGGGCCCAAGGCGGTGCTAGAGCGAGCCGCCAACCAATTTGATTTGCCGATGCCCTCGGTGGTGGACCTGCCGCTTGCTAATCTTGACGCCCTGGTCCCGGGGCAATTCAGTGCCGATACCGGACGCGCGTCGTTTGAAGCGGTGTGTGCCGCGATCGATGCGACGCGAGACCAGCAAACCGCGGCGATCGTCACCGGCCCGATCCAAAAGGAAGCTTGGCACGACGCCGGAATCGAGTTTCCGGGACACACCGAATTGCTGGCGGCACGAACCGGCACCCATGATTTTTCGATGATGTTGACCAGTGAAGCGATCTCGTGTGTGCTAGCCACCATCCATATCCCGCTGGCCGACGTGCCCACGTCGTTAACGAGTCAAGGGATACTTCGCGCGATCCGAATGGGGGCCGACGCACTGCAGCGACGATTGAAACGCCCGCCGCGGATTGCGGTGTGCGGGTTGAATCCGCACGCCGGCGAGAACGGATTGTTCAGCCACGGCGAAGAATCGCAGATCATTGAACCGGCGATCAATCAAGCTCGCCAAGAAGGACACGAGGTGATCGGCCCCTTGCCCCCGGATACCGCATTCACGCCGGCAATGCGAAACAAGATCGATGTCTACGTCTGCATGTATCACGATCAAGGCTTGATACCGCTGAAGGCGCTCGCATTTGATGATGCCGTCAACGTTACACTGGGGCTTCCCATCGTGCGGACGAGCGTCGACCACGGCACCGCCATGAACTTGGCTTGGAAAGGGATTGCGAATCATACCAGCATGATGTCGGCGATCCGCATGGCGGCCGATCTTTGTAGCGGCTAG
- a CDS encoding DUF6798 domain-containing protein, whose product MPDDDESASETIATAEPLTEGPRASWWPAVEVIAVVALFFIYAADAPPMVNEAHYLVKAKNFWQPDWCANDLFTASGKAHTTFYFAFGWPTLFVSLEATAWIGRFVGWTLIAIGLYRLTTALIPLQFATLGVAVAWIAAIEYGNLAGEWVIGGIEAKVPAYGFVLAALAELVYRRWNRVWILLGIASAFHVLSGGWSVVAAAIAWLFCERLRAREDRKAFFTPALFLGGAIALIGVLPALWLTMDGGAVDSVRVARIYTFYRLPHHLLPSNFQFHWYVRHAVLLIAAITLAWITRRPIHAETRDHEGWNRFRAFAIGAILIAVFGLFLGGLKAYAPDLAAKLLRYYWFRLSDAVVALWFALLLLRCVALRRESKAIWISGVAGLAVCLVLVGISSFERMRLAVPPSASNATLGWDVNASPAKQQQVFEDWLKVCDWVRLATDRDEVFLTPRHQQSFKWYAERAEVVNWKDVPQDSKSLDQWYTRFREIYPERLSTIRVTIHYQSLLDYRKKYGVNYIIVDRRITGQHMPLVRVYPLAEHENKTYAVYELPYAMP is encoded by the coding sequence ATGCCAGACGATGACGAGTCGGCAAGTGAGACAATTGCGACTGCGGAACCATTGACCGAAGGTCCTCGGGCAAGCTGGTGGCCGGCAGTCGAAGTGATCGCGGTGGTCGCGTTGTTTTTCATCTACGCCGCCGATGCACCGCCGATGGTGAACGAAGCTCACTATTTGGTGAAGGCCAAGAATTTCTGGCAACCCGATTGGTGTGCAAACGATTTGTTTACGGCATCGGGCAAGGCGCACACGACCTTCTATTTTGCCTTTGGTTGGCCGACGCTCTTTGTGTCACTTGAAGCCACCGCGTGGATCGGCCGCTTCGTCGGTTGGACCTTGATCGCCATCGGGCTGTATCGATTGACCACCGCACTGATTCCGCTGCAATTTGCCACGCTGGGGGTGGCAGTCGCGTGGATCGCGGCAATCGAGTACGGAAACCTCGCAGGCGAATGGGTGATTGGCGGGATCGAAGCCAAGGTGCCCGCGTACGGATTCGTCCTGGCAGCGCTCGCAGAATTGGTGTACCGACGCTGGAACCGTGTTTGGATCCTGCTGGGAATCGCCTCGGCATTTCACGTGCTCTCGGGCGGATGGTCCGTTGTTGCAGCCGCCATCGCGTGGCTGTTCTGCGAACGGCTGCGCGCTCGAGAAGATCGCAAGGCGTTTTTTACCCCCGCACTATTTCTTGGGGGCGCGATCGCATTGATCGGAGTGCTACCGGCATTGTGGTTGACGATGGATGGCGGGGCCGTGGACTCGGTGCGAGTCGCCCGGATCTATACCTTCTATCGATTGCCACATCATTTGTTGCCATCGAATTTTCAGTTTCATTGGTATGTGCGGCACGCGGTATTGCTGATCGCCGCCATCACACTTGCCTGGATCACGCGTCGGCCCATTCATGCTGAAACCCGTGACCACGAAGGCTGGAATCGTTTCCGCGCGTTTGCGATCGGTGCAATTTTGATTGCCGTGTTCGGATTGTTCCTAGGCGGGCTGAAAGCGTACGCCCCCGATCTGGCGGCCAAATTGCTGCGGTATTACTGGTTCCGGCTATCCGATGCCGTGGTCGCTTTGTGGTTTGCCCTTCTGTTGTTGCGTTGTGTCGCTCTGCGTCGCGAATCAAAAGCGATCTGGATCTCGGGGGTCGCAGGACTGGCGGTTTGTTTGGTTTTGGTGGGAATCAGCAGTTTCGAACGAATGAGATTGGCAGTCCCACCTTCGGCCAGCAATGCGACGTTGGGCTGGGACGTCAACGCCTCGCCCGCCAAACAACAGCAAGTGTTTGAGGATTGGCTAAAGGTATGCGATTGGGTTCGCTTGGCCACCGATCGTGATGAAGTGTTTTTGACGCCGCGTCATCAGCAAAGCTTTAAATGGTACGCCGAACGAGCGGAGGTGGTGAATTGGAAGGACGTGCCTCAGGATTCGAAAAGCTTGGATCAGTGGTACACGCGTTTTCGCGAGATCTATCCGGAGCGGCTCAGTACGATTCGCGTCACGATCCACTATCAATCGTTGCTCGACTACCGCAAGAAGTATGGTGTGAACTACATCATCGTCGATCGACGGATCACAGGCCAACACATGCCGTTGGTCCGCGTCTATCCGCTCGCAGAGCACGAGAACAAAACTTACGCGGTCTACGAGTTGCCGTACGCGATGCCATGA